In Athene noctua chromosome 11, bAthNoc1.hap1.1, whole genome shotgun sequence, the sequence ATGCCATATAAAGCACAGACGGAAGCAAGCTCTCACAAGAACGTATCTTCCATTTGAGCCCCTTTCTAGTCTCTCTCTGGGGGTCTTGAACTATATCATGTCAGACTGAGCCCATATTTCTTGAATGTCCCTGATAATATCCAACACACGTACCTTGGAGAGAAATAATTGGCACTGCAGAGAGACTCTCCAGCCCATAGCAGGGACAGGTTCACATAGGGTTTCTCCCAAATGCAACAGGCACTCAATTGCCTGAGCCACATGGCTCACAGAATGTGATTACAGCTACTAATAGCAATGAAGGGGTAGACAGAAGTGCAATTCCTCATCATTTTCGTGTCAGACTGGTTCTCTGAACTGCATCACTATGTGGTTTTATATCTGTAGAAACACAGAGAAGGGGTAGCAAGAAAGGTCCAGAAACAAGGCATAGCACTAAGTCTGGATGACATGATCTTTAACTGCCTTAAAACTGCAAGAGATCAGCTCTGAGTATCTCATTCTGCAAATGATCTGTAGTTCTCATGGATAAGTGCACATGGACAAAATTCTACTTATGCCCtacacaattttaattaaaatagcaGGTACAAATTAGCATAAGATTGAATCCTATAATGGattactttctcttttctctttagtTTAAAAACACCCTAACAAGCCTAATTCAATGTGTAAGTGGAATGTATCCTCCAGTGAAAACTCCAATGCAAATTTAAGTCGCTGCAAAGTtacttgtgaatatttttttcttctagtcccTATACAGCATGATGCTGGAAGTACAAGATGTAGAGGACACTGACTTTCAGTGACTCATGGAAAATACCAAGCTGGAATCACACAGACCTGCTCCATACCACAGAAATCATTCCAGTGATTTCTGAATTCTCttcattctggaaagaaaacaagcaaaccaagCTCCTGTAGAAGCAAAATCCAGCACTCatcaataaaaagcaaaagaatcaAATGCAAAACCTGATGTGTCATGTTCCTGAATATACTGTATTTTAAGAATAGCTGTTTTAACCCTTATTTCAAACAAAACTGTATATAACATCTTCCACAAGGAGTATTGAAAGAGATCCAATGTAAGGACTCCCTGTAACTGGTGCTCACTCACTCCTGGACATTTTTGATTGACAAAACTGAAAGATAAATTCCATTTGACAGGCTAGTAATATTAGGTCTGTTTTTGCAACCTGCAGAGTATGGTCAGCTGTTCTTGAAACTTGAAGTACCATGCTCTTATGCAATCAGGCCTTCTACACTTTGGAAGAAGAGCAGTATGCTTTCCTTCCTTTGAGCAGTCCTTTGATCACACAGAAATTAGTCCAAACCTCTTCTTAAGAGTAAGAAGTGCTTAAGAGTAAGAAGCGGTCAgtgaatctctttttttcttgagctGCCTGGGTTTATTGTTACCTAACATGTCAGTATCCTAAAATGCCCAATGTTTAATTTAACTTGTGAATACCCTAAAGCACTGACAAGAAAAATTGGGCAGTTTAGAAAACACCACCAAATGGGCACCCATTGACTGGAAGAATAAGAAGGTTTTCcgtattgtcctggttcagctaggatagggttaagtttccccagcagagaagggggaagggatcttcctttgtggctttggtggcagggagcacacgtttgcggtatttctctgtatatcttttgttttgcttactgttattgctgtttattgttgttatcattgctactgttgttgttcagattgcttattacactgttgtattaaattgcttcttattttaaccgggggtttgtgcctcacttccagcccgaccggctgagggtgggggaggggcaatcgaaacgtggtctccggtcctggcagggcttaaaccagcacacaTATGCAAACATTAATAGTCAGAACAAACCTAGATATAGAAACTTAACTCAGTACTACATAGACTGTACTCCACTTTCTCACTTGATGGTTAGTAAGACTAGTATTATTTAAAGTGTCTTCATTTTTCTGAATACATGTTTTACTCTGCTGAAATTAGAGGCAGCAAACAGTGAGAGTATGAACAAGTTGCCGCTCAGGCACGGAACATTTTCTTGTGAGTACTTTATAGGAACTTTAAGTTATGACTGGATGGCTGAAAGCAAGGTCACAGGTGAGGTACAACAGCAACCACTGTAAACCTGTTCTAACTGCAGAATGAATGTGTGGACTTATGATggtgaattaatttttcaattttggCAGAGTAAGAGCATGCATATGATGAGTTATAGTGCTTTAGTTACAAATGAGCAGTAATTTCCTAAACTACTGTAATTAACCTAATATAAAGTAATGATATAAACAGGAAAACACTccaatatatttaatttctatcctcctcattaaaaaaaaaaattacaataatttaaTGATCCTGTCCTTACCTTTTCTCACAAAGATTTACACATGTGTTGACACACCTGAAAAATTTAGCATCCTTCCTTTCATCCCGAAGTCTGACTTCCTATCCATCAGTTGTCACGGCCTTGACTGCACTAATAGCTCGTAATTGCCCCGACCAGCCTCAGCTGGGGCTTTCACCCACACCCTCTGATGAGAACTTCATTTAAGTGCAGGCTTTAAGTAGAAcaatagaacagtttgggttggaaaggaccttaaaaataATCTAGTTTCAGCTGTTATTGTTGTTCTCCTTCCCCCCCTAGGtggggacaccttccactagcccaggttgctcacagccccgtccaacctggccttgaaccctgccagggagggggcagccacagcttctctgggcagcctgtgccagggcctcaccaccctcacagggaagaattccttccctACATCtaatctttcagtttaaaactattatctgttgtcctatccctacagtccctgctcaagagtccctccccacctttcctgtagcccctttaagcactgggaggctgctctaaggtctccccagagccttctcttctctcagCTGCAcaacaactctctcagcctgccctcgtaagggaggtgctccagccccccgaccatctttgtggccctccgcACCTGAGCACGTCTACGTCTGTTTTATGCTGGTATGACAGGTGAGTTGTCCTTGCTGCTAAGTTCTGCTCCTGACTTGCTGTTTGGGTTTCCTGGACTGACTTTGTAAATGGCATGTTACCTTGTATTTGTGTGATGATCACTGGACTGCTCGTCGTGTTGCTGCCACTGCTCTGCTTGTTTTTCGCTAGTGTGGTCACATTGTGTCCTGTTGGCAAGGTCTTGCCTGGCTTGTGTTGTGGTCACCCTCAGTTCCTGGCTTCCTTGTCCTGAGGGAGAGCAGTAAGAGCTGGGTAAGACTGGTCAGGGCCACTAAGGCCCTGTGCACTTAGGACTCTGATACTGTTTTTCTCTACAGCAAAAGTGCCACCCTCCTCCTGGACCTGTCTGCTGTCAGCACCATTTGCtttaatcaaaaaataaatacatttcagtgtGGCTCATTATGCTGAATGAAAGCAACAGGGGGCTAACGAGCACTGTGAATGAGCCATTAACATAGCAATCAGAGGTATcctcaagatagctacatcttttCTGCATCTTTCTTGGAACACTCAGTGTATACAGATGTGACCTCATCTATTCATGTTAATTCAAGGAATAAATAGATGTTTAATTTAAGTAGTTTCTTTTTGTAGAATTATGCATTGTGTTACACttgcaaataagaaagaaaactgctAGTTCAGTTTGTGCAACTGCTAAAGGGTTATTCTTAGCCTTCAGTGGACAAGACTGTGTTAACAGATTTAATGTTCAGattttttctgaaactgttatccgcccccctcccacccccagctaCCCAGGTTTTCATCACAAAGAGGAAATGTACCTGGAACAATAAATTTACTGTTGACTTCATCTTTGCAATTGATTTAATGTGGTTTAGAGctaaacagcatttttatttttcagaaacgGCCTTCATCTCCAGCCTCACGTCCTGCCTGATTTCTTGTTCCTCGGCTCTTAGGATCACATTCCACAGGGACCTGACATGCCTTTGCTCAAGGGAgtacttttcctcagtcttcataAGGTAATAAGACCAGCCTGAAACAGCATCAGATTTGTGCTTAGAAAAAGGGTAATAGGAAGGAGGGAAAACCTACCTGTGTTCAATGATACTGAGAACATATCTTTCAAGAGCCCAAGGGAAGGAGGGTAGGCAAAAAACCTGTGTCTTTAAAACTTTGCTACAGTGAAGATTTTTAAGAGTCAGTTCTCTGCACATTAATATAATCACCACCACAGAAAGCTTTAGAAGACATAAATTGCTAAACACTGCATTGcaggcagagaaacagaaaagatgaGCACCTCCCCAAGGTGCTAACATTGATCAGCaacaaagtgaggaaaaaaaacttgGGGGGTACAGCTCCTAGCTTTGATTTCAACCTCACTTACAGGGTTTTCCTTGAGTTGCAGTCTCAGCTCCTGTGGCAGGTTAACCTATTTAGgccaaataatttttatgtctGACTTTCTGGAAACAACTAAGAGCCAGCAGACAGCAGTTTCTATTTGAATTTGCAGCattttggggattttggggggaatgGACACAGTGCACATGCATAGCCAGAATCATTcaagttttctaaacaaaatGTAGAATGCAGAGttcaaaatatgtctttttttccttctgtttcccacCTTCACCAATCTCTGTGGCATCACTGGAAGGATATCCACACAGCAAAACCACCCAAGCTCATCCActgatggtaatgtatgcaatTTTCTCCTGCCTCAGTCATTTGAAGATAGGCTTGAATCCCATGTATTTGCTCTGCAATGCTATGAGATATCCCCAGATGATGCTCTGACCAGAAGCAAAGTGTCCTTCAGTGAGGCCCAGTGCTCAAGGGGTTGTGTCAGCCTTGGACTGCCATTACAGGACTGCTTCAGGCAACACTGATTCAGGTATATGGCAGTTGTAGCTTTCCTTGCATCAGAATGTAGTTTTTGGCTTTTATTCCAAAATCTATTAATTGAAGATGGAGCATAAAATACTTTAGTCATGCAAATTGTTTTCATGCTTGATTCAGTGTATTGCCATCTAAAGTAGCCTCCGTTGTCCCTGTGTGGCACTTTGCTCAATGTACCCTAGAGGGCTCATTTCAGATAGGAAAGCCAGCTACTCTTGCTCTCTACAGTTCAGGTAGCTACATCTGGCAGGTTGCAGAACAACTTTGGGCTGAAATGCTATGGATTCTTTCAGTTGCATTTCCCATGTAACATGCTTGTCTTGTCAGAAGTTGATCTGGATAAAGGCAGTTTCCCAAACGCTATGGTGTGGCTGCTCAAAGGCCTCCTGCTTTCACAGGTACTGCTGATGTGCTCTGCAGAAACTCTGCCCTCTTGCAGGTGCTCTTTGTTAATCTTGGCACTTATTCTGTCTTCCACTTCCCTGCTGCAGTAGTATCACTCTAGATGATACATCAGTCTCTCCGCCAAAGCATGACTGACTGCTCATTTGCTACTATCCTTTTGTGGTGTTATTCCCACCGTAAATGCCGTGGGAGGCTTGGCCCAGACTGGGTAGTCCCCATGCCTAGCCCAGGTCAGCCTATCAAGAAAAGGTAGCTGCAGCCGTGCTACGGGGGGAACAGCAGGCTGTGAACACACCCGGCACCTGGCCCAGTCAGGCTGTCAGTTACTGTGATCTGAGCCCCATGTGCTAAAATAACATGTGGAAGAAAAAATCTTCTGAATCTCTTTTCCAAATTTGGGTTAGTCTGCCCGCTACGAAGGTTTGAAAAACTGAGACACTTTTGGCTACCGCGCCGAGGTGGCTGAACGCTGCCCGCGAGTGGGATCGTCAGGCAGAGCGGGCACCTTCCCTGCCGGTCCAGCACCGCGGAGGGAGCCCCGCACCCCTGCGGCGGGTCCGGCTGCCTGTGGCACCGGGAACCGCACCTGCCCGGTCCCCTCGCTCGCCTGGGCGGAAGCAGCGGGCCCAAACGGGCACGGGGGAGCCGTGCGGAGAAACGGACAtggccccccgcccgcccgcccgcccgcccgccaaCCCTCCCCCTCAGGCGGCAGCCATTTTGGGGGCGATGCGTGGCGCCCTCTGGCGGCTCCCCGCGCGCGGAGCGCTGGAGGCAGGCGGTCGCCGCCATGAAGTCCGTTTTCGTCACCGTGGGCACCACCAGCTTCGACGACCTGATCGCGACCGTCTGCTCGCCGGAGGCCCTGGAGGTGAGGCGGCGGCGAGACCAGCGCCTCAGACAGTCATCCCGGGCCTCCCCTCCCCGGCCTGCCCGCCGCGCCTCTACCGGGCGCCTGCGCGCTGGGAGCTGTCCCgccctttctcccttcccctccgCCACGCCGTCCCGCtggagatggggggggggcagcggggacggTTGTGGGGAGCCCTCTGTGGCGGGGTCGTGGTCAgcggcggcggagggggccgGGCGGTTCGTGGCGCGAATCGAGGGGGGAGGTGGTGGCAgaggccgccgggccgggccagggTAACTGGGAGCAGGGCCAGGCGCCCCGGTGTCCGACCTGGGTGGGCGCACACagtgcacacaccccccccacatccctcccGCCGGCGTAGGTGCTGCGGAGCCGCGGCTACGGGAAGCTGGTGCTGCAGGTCGGGCGGGGAGCGCTGGATCCGGCGCTGAGCGGCAGCCCGGCCTTGGCGGTGGAAGCCTTCCGCTTCAAGGACTCGCTGGCCGAGGACCTGCGGAGGGCGGACCTGGTCATCAGCCACGCAGGTAGCGCCCCGTTTGTTTGCCGGTTGGCCTGGGGGCAGGATGGGAAGTCGCTTGCGTGAAGTCGGTCTCTACGGCTCGGGGTTGGGCTGGCATCGAACGATCCGCAGCTAGAGCCGAGTGGTTAATGTTCACCTTTAGGAGTCTTCCCGCGTTTCAAAAGCAAGTAAGATGATATGTGTCAGGGCAAAAACTCAtggtgttttctgtttctcctgtaGGTGCAGGTAGTTGTCTGGAGACtctagaaaaaggaaaaccactaATAGTTGTAACGAATGAAAAGCTGATGAACAACCATCAGCTTGAACTGGCAAAACAGCTCAACAGAGATGGGCATGTCCTCTGCTGTAATTGCAGGTATGGAGCTTCTGGGGCTGTCCTGACTGGCCAAGCAGTGTTCAGCACCAGCACTCTGTGTTACTACAGTATTGAGAATGTAACAAGGAAACATACATCCTGTAACAGCCATTTGTTTGCAAGGTAGATATTCCATAGTGGATAGATTAACATTAGGTGCTGATTTACCAAACTTAACAAACCATTTGACCATGAgtcctgcattatttttttttttgagggcaCACATATTCAGATTGAAAGAAGAGCAATTTAAACCAAATAGACGTGGTTGAATTTGAAAGAGTCAGGTAGCATCCAGGAGGCACCTaacagcttctttctttttctgctttttctcactagCTGTTTGATTCTTTTTTGAAGTATAGAAATAATACAACCCAGACAATTGGTTTGTAACCATGAGCCATAAGGAGTAAATTTCTCCCTTCAGACTTAGGACTCCATCATCTTGCTATTTGGATTTTCCTTGTAAAGCGCACTAAAGTTTACTGTATAAATGCATTGACATAATAAAATTGAAAGTGTCTGGAGTATTTAGAACATAAGAATGGCCTTACAGATATGGATCAGGAGTCCACATAGCTCAATATTCTATTTGCAGTGGCCGTGTCCAGATGCCCAGCCAAAAGGAGAAACAGGGCAAGAACATACGGTACTTCCTTGTATTGCTTTCCTTCCAGTGCTCTTAGGTATTTGAGTCAGGGGGATTCCTAAATCAGATGCTGTCTAGTCAGTAACATTCAATACCTCTATCTTTCAAGTACTTATTCAGGCTGCCTTTTTAACCAAACTTCCTGAATCAGCCGCATCTTCTGACAAGGAGTTGCATAGGTCTACTGCCTGTcacttcagggaaaaaagaaacacccccccccccccccaaaacccgtatctccttttgtttgtttgtatttatcCTGGCTCCTGTtagtttcatttgttttcttgttttaccgatatctttatttctctttatttatgATTGTTTATGATTGATTGCACTGTATAAATAAAAGATGACCTTTAAATTGAAGGCAGAGGAAATGCAACCCCCAGTATTTAGTCTGCATCTTGTTCCTTTGCCCTGCAAATAGGATTTCCTATGTTTCAGAAGAGCCTTCTGAATAGACTAGACTTGCTATTCATTTATATTGGGCAAGTTTCTTAAACTTATTATTGCAGTGCTGCTGACTGCTTCAGAgacaggaagaaatttttatttctctttgaacaGTGCCTAGCATTTGAGCCTTATTTGCAGTCTGATAATAGCAAGCTAACAGATTGATTTAGCTGTTCTTTCTGGTTGTGTGTTAAGTGGAGAACTATGCCATGTGTTCAAATAGGATGAATTTGCTGGTACAGTTTATGGTGAAGATCCTGAGATCTTGTTCAGTCTCCCAACATTGCAAGCACAGAAGACTTAAGAAGTTAGAGCTGAGGTTGTGAGTCAAAAGCTGTGGTATCAGTCGAAGTGTGTTCTCAGCAATGCTGCCTATGAGCCAGTGATGGTTGGGGCCCTCTGGTTTGTGGGGTCTCTTCTTCCTTTCAATACATGccctttttgtttctgtgctaAAGAATTATGTatatatgaaaagaaagaaaattttgtgaagaaaaaatttCCCTTTGGGAtggatttttaattcttttgtttcGGTCTGTTTTTACAGCACTCTTGTGGAGACTCTGCAGTTGATGGACTTGTCAACTTTGAAACCTTTTCCTCCTGGACAGCCAGAAAAGTTTGCTTTGTTCTTGGATAAAGTTGTTGGGTTTCAATAAACAATACAGAGGAATGAAAATGTCAGAGTAAAACCTTTCTCCTTTCTGAGTGGGGCCTTCCATACTTAAGAGTTCACCAACTGGGAAAAACCCTCAAAGAAAATGACTGTTAATATTAACTGCCATTAAATGGTTTTCTATTCAGCGACAGTTTAAAGTCATCTAGCTCTATGCTTAAAAGAGCACAGTGCCAACAACGGGGATGGGGGAGGAGTGTGAACTGTCTGGTTTCTTGGACAAATACTTATATCACAAAATCTGCACTGAGTTGGTTAATTCCAGTGAGGAAGACAAGCTAAATTACTTCTTAAGGAGCATGGCTTGTTAATAGTGGTCTCTTGACTATATTTGCCTAGTACTAGTTGTCCTTCTTGATATTCCTGTGATGTTCTGCAAATGAGACAACTTCAGCTCTCATTTTGTGTGTTTacagaagcactgaaaataaaaagtgagaGATTTAAGCCACTTTGAAGGGGAAGGGGCACATGGTAAATCTGGGTGAGAAAAGTCAAGAACTGCAAACCTGCTGCCAAGCTGTCTGCTAACTGACACCCGGTTTTGGGTGGTTTACTCTCAGAGTAAAACGGCCTATAGGAGAGGAATGGGGGTCAGTGCAGTCAATCCATTCACGTAATGTTGTCCCATCATTACTTATTTTGGACTTCCCGTGAAGTGCAATGTTTCCTGTTTCATGCTGATTGGAGCTCCCAGTTTAAAGTATTGAAACTTTCAACTGTGTTGATGCTACCATCAGTTTGTTTAagtaaatgttttgaaaaacaaagtgtttttaaaaagtgttcatGCAGGCTATTTGGTCTGTAATGTGTCTAGAACTGTGGAACTGCACAGTTGGTGCTAATTGCCCTTCCTGCAAGTACAttatttgtttgggggttttttgttcctgttgcttaaaacagtaaaaagaaactCCTAATTCGGGGCATCTGAGTGCAATTTTTATTAGCAAGTTAATAATGTACATGGAAGCATTCTGATCGAATCAAGCACAAGGGCTCTACATGGAATAAATAATGCTGAACAGTTGTACAAGAGTGATTTTTATTGATCCCCAAAGTTTTCCCCAAATACTTTATTAGGAGCAGCTAAGATTTTCACTTCCTTAACGATTTTATAGAGCTGCTGTTAGTTCAAATGTACCGCTAGCAGCTTCTCTCCAGTCTGAGAGCATGCAGGAGCGTCATGGGAAATCTTGATGAACAATTTGACTGAATTTCCCACTAGTTATTTGCAGTTACAGGTACAAAAAGCGATGAAGCTGGAAGGGGTTAGCTTAGCAAGGACTCCCTTCTCCTCCCGAGGCAGGTCCGGCAGGAGATGTCTGCCGGGGCTTCACGACCCTTCGGCCTCCGCGCcgacagcggggggggggggctggagtaAAGCGACCCCACGGCGCTCGGACATCGCCTGGCCTGCAGCCATGAAGCGGGACAGATATTTGGGCATCTTAAAATGGCTGCGGCAGGGGGCACCTcccgcgggcgggccgggggggcaccgctgcgccgggccgggccagggGCGCGCTGCGGAAGCGGCGGCAGCGTCCGGagggcagggggatgctggggggcaggaggaggccagAGGATGCCgggggcagggggatgccggggggcaggaggatgccggggggcagggggaggccggGAGCAGGGGGATGGCGGGGGACAGGAGGAGGCCGGGGCAtgccgggggcagggggaggccggggggcagggggatgccggTGGAtgccgggggcagggggaggccggGGGCAGGGGGATGCCAGGGGGAGGCCGGGGGCAGGAGGATGGCAGGGGGAGgccgggggcagggggaggctgggggcagggggaggccggggggcagggggaggccaggggggcagggggaggccggggggcaggaggatgccggGGGATGCCGGGGGCAGGGGGATGccagggggcagggggaggccggggggcaggaggatgccaggggggcagggggaggccgggggcaggggggggcaggggccgggTGGCGGCGCCTGGCGCAGGTGGGCGCGTTGGGCGGGGCCCCTCATTAGCAGCCGCCGCGCGCCTAGCCGGCACGCGCCGCGCCGCGGAGCGCAGCGCCCCGCGCGGAGTCCCTGTCTCCCGCCTttggtgccgccgccgccacccggGGAAAGATGCAGAAGGGCTGGAAGAAGTACTTCGGGCAGAAGTCCTTCAGCGAGGTGGCTATGGATGAGTACCTGGGCAGCCTGGGGCTGTACCGCAAGATGACGGCCAAGGACGCCTCCT encodes:
- the LOC141964479 gene encoding UDP-N-acetylglucosamine transferase subunit ALG13-like isoform X1 gives rise to the protein MKSVFVTVGTTSFDDLIATVCSPEALEVLRSRGYGKLVLQVGRGALDPALSGSPALAVEAFRFKDSLAEDLRRADLVISHAGAGSCLETLEKGKPLIVVTNEKLMNNHQLELAKQLNRDGHVLCCNCSTLVETLQLMDLSTLKPFPPGQPEKFALFLDKVVGFQ
- the LOC141964479 gene encoding UDP-N-acetylglucosamine transferase subunit ALG13-like isoform X2, whose amino-acid sequence is MKSVFVTVGTTSFDDLIATVCSPEALEVLRSRGYGKLVLQVGRGALDPALSGSPALAVEAFRFKDSLAEDLRRADLVISHAGRGAGSCLETLEKGKPLIVVTNEKLMNNHQLELAKQLNRDGHVLCCNCSTLVETLQLMDLSTLKPFPPGQPEKFALFLDKVVGFQ
- the LOC141964479 gene encoding UDP-N-acetylglucosamine transferase subunit ALG13-like isoform X3: MNNHQLELAKQLNRDGHVLCCNCSTLVETLQLMDLSTLKPFPPGQPEKFALFLDKVVGFQ